In a genomic window of Pontibacter liquoris:
- a CDS encoding sensor histidine kinase, translated as MPLLIPPDTTPPLTDTLQLFRRGGEMGDLMSAYDWDAHPLGNPVYWPENLKANIRLMLNSGFPMFIWWTKELYMFNNDAYIPALGKKHPQALGSVAPEMWAEIWDQIEGIVADILQHGNKFYAENLLILLDRKGYLEETYWTFSYSPIFDDDDAVAGIFCACHETTALVLGQRRLKSLNDLSEELNQAQSLEQVGQKSCDILHENLNDLPFSLLYLNNETGTEAHLVGRSGNIKGAYIPDVVNLREQDAPWPLAQVQEEKKRLVIDLSDLAGHFDCDDGVPVIPRQAVILPVKRPDQGHVIGFFISGISARQEYNEAYEGYHNLVAGQIATSIASVQNRQNIIRQKQYLNEIFQQAPVGITMLRGREYVVEIANQSVCEIWRVNQQDVLGKPILDFIPEAADQGFIALLDGVMSTGVPFVANELPLVLERNGVLETVYLNFVYHPLRDAQGFITGIIAVAIDISEQVAARQKIEVINRELLATNADLDNFVYSASHDLKAPISNIEGLVHALQDFLPDDTSTSNDVQLFLMHIENSIERFKRVVTDLTQVTKIQREAGEDIALVDVADVISEVCLDFAPTIAAIGAQVETDISPDSLVQFSAKNLRSIVYNLLSNALKYYAPDRTPQIKISTAVTPENLVLTVADNGLGIDQAGESKIFSMFKRLHDHVEGSGIGLYIVKRIVENAGGRIEVESKVSKGATFRVYFKH; from the coding sequence ATGCCATTATTAATTCCCCCTGATACCACCCCTCCGCTTACCGACACATTGCAACTATTCCGCCGCGGTGGCGAGATGGGCGACCTGATGAGTGCTTACGATTGGGATGCCCACCCGCTGGGCAACCCGGTTTACTGGCCCGAGAATTTAAAAGCAAATATCCGATTGATGTTAAACTCCGGCTTCCCGATGTTCATCTGGTGGACGAAGGAGCTATACATGTTTAACAACGATGCCTACATACCGGCTCTAGGTAAAAAACACCCGCAGGCTTTAGGGAGCGTGGCCCCGGAAATGTGGGCCGAAATTTGGGACCAGATTGAAGGGATAGTAGCCGATATTCTGCAGCACGGCAATAAATTTTATGCCGAGAACCTGCTGATTCTGCTGGACAGGAAAGGCTATCTGGAAGAAACCTACTGGACCTTTTCCTATAGTCCCATTTTTGATGATGACGATGCAGTAGCGGGGATATTCTGTGCTTGCCACGAAACGACGGCGCTGGTACTGGGGCAGCGCAGGCTGAAAAGTTTAAATGACTTGTCGGAAGAGTTAAACCAGGCCCAGTCGTTGGAGCAGGTGGGTCAAAAAAGCTGCGATATCCTCCATGAGAACTTAAATGACCTGCCCTTTAGCCTGTTATACTTAAACAATGAGACTGGTACCGAAGCACACCTGGTAGGTCGTTCTGGAAACATCAAAGGCGCCTACATACCGGATGTGGTAAACTTGCGTGAACAGGATGCCCCATGGCCGCTGGCGCAGGTGCAGGAGGAAAAGAAACGACTGGTGATCGATCTTTCGGATCTGGCGGGTCATTTTGATTGCGATGATGGTGTGCCTGTTATACCCCGGCAAGCGGTTATACTTCCGGTTAAAAGACCCGATCAAGGCCATGTGATCGGTTTCTTTATTTCTGGTATCAGTGCCCGGCAGGAGTACAACGAGGCGTATGAAGGCTATCATAACCTGGTTGCCGGCCAGATTGCTACCTCTATTGCCAGTGTGCAGAACAGGCAAAATATTATCCGGCAAAAGCAATACCTGAACGAGATCTTCCAGCAGGCGCCTGTGGGTATTACGATGCTCCGGGGCCGGGAATACGTAGTAGAAATTGCCAACCAAAGCGTTTGCGAGATCTGGCGCGTTAACCAACAGGATGTGCTGGGTAAGCCTATTCTGGATTTTATACCCGAGGCGGCCGATCAGGGCTTCATCGCTTTGCTGGATGGCGTGATGAGCACAGGCGTGCCCTTTGTTGCCAATGAGCTGCCCCTGGTGCTTGAACGGAACGGCGTACTGGAAACGGTGTATCTTAACTTTGTTTACCATCCTTTACGCGATGCACAGGGGTTTATCACCGGGATCATCGCCGTGGCCATTGATATAAGTGAGCAGGTAGCGGCACGCCAGAAAATAGAAGTCATCAACAGGGAGCTGCTGGCTACTAATGCCGACCTCGACAACTTTGTATACTCCGCCTCGCATGATCTGAAAGCGCCAATTTCCAACATCGAAGGATTGGTGCATGCCCTGCAGGATTTTCTTCCGGACGATACCTCTACATCCAATGATGTGCAGCTCTTTTTAATGCACATTGAAAACTCGATCGAACGGTTTAAACGCGTGGTAACGGACCTGACCCAGGTAACTAAGATTCAGAGGGAAGCCGGGGAAGATATCGCCCTTGTGGATGTGGCCGACGTTATAAGCGAAGTATGCCTGGATTTTGCACCGACCATCGCCGCAATCGGGGCGCAGGTAGAAACGGACATAAGCCCTGACTCCCTTGTGCAGTTTTCGGCAAAGAACCTGCGCAGCATCGTGTATAATCTGCTGAGCAATGCGTTGAAGTATTATGCGCCGGACCGCACACCGCAGATCAAAATCTCTACAGCAGTGACCCCGGAAAACCTTGTTCTGACTGTGGCCGATAACGGGCTTGGAATCGATCAGGCGGGGGAAAGCAAGATATTTTCGATGTTTAAGCGCCTGCACGACCATGTGGAAGGCTCCGGAATTGGCTTATACATTGTAAAAAGGATTGTGGAAAATGCCGGCGGCAGGATTGAGGTTGAAAGCAAAGTGAGTAAAGGCGCTACCTTTCGGGTGTATTTTAAACACTAG
- the msrA gene encoding peptide-methionine (S)-S-oxide reductase MsrA: MEIATFGNGCFWCTEAVFQELNGVEKVVSGYTGGQVENPTYKQVCTGTTGHAEVLQITYDPAVISYEELLEVFWATHDPTTLNRQGNDVGTQYRSSIFYHNEEQKQLAEQYKQKLDASGAFDQPIVTTIEALGPFYPAEDYHQNYYRNNGEQPYCSFLIRPKLDKFRKVFKHKLKSSAA; this comes from the coding sequence ATGGAAATAGCAACATTTGGGAATGGCTGCTTCTGGTGCACAGAAGCAGTTTTTCAGGAACTAAACGGCGTTGAAAAGGTTGTTTCCGGCTATACCGGCGGTCAGGTAGAAAACCCCACTTATAAGCAGGTATGCACCGGCACGACCGGCCATGCTGAAGTACTCCAGATCACCTATGATCCTGCGGTGATCAGTTACGAAGAGCTGCTGGAGGTGTTCTGGGCGACCCACGACCCCACCACGCTCAACAGGCAGGGTAATGATGTCGGCACGCAATACCGCTCATCTATTTTCTACCATAACGAGGAGCAAAAGCAGCTGGCCGAACAGTACAAACAAAAGCTGGATGCATCCGGAGCATTTGACCAACCTATTGTTACAACCATAGAAGCGCTTGGCCCCTTTTACCCTGCCGAGGATTATCATCAGAATTACTACCGCAACAACGGGGAGCAGCCCTACTGCAGCTTTCTGATTCGCCCGAAATTGGACAAGTTCCGAAAGGTCTTCAAGCATAAACTGAAAAGCAGCGCAGCCTAA
- the rpsO gene encoding 30S ribosomal protein S15 yields the protein MKLTTEAKQEIFEKHGVAKTKTDTGSAESQIALFTTRISDLTEHLKIHKKDFSTRLGLLKLVGKRRRLLNYLQKTEIERYRAIIAELGIRK from the coding sequence ATGAAATTAACTACTGAAGCGAAACAAGAAATTTTTGAAAAGCACGGTGTGGCTAAGACTAAAACAGATACTGGTTCTGCCGAGTCACAGATCGCCCTTTTCACTACGCGCATCTCTGACCTGACAGAGCACCTGAAGATCCACAAGAAAGACTTCAGCACTCGTTTAGGCCTTTTGAAGCTGGTTGGTAAAAGAAGAAGATTACTCAACTACCTGCAGAAAACAGAGATTGAACGATACAGAGCTATTATTGCCGAGCTTGGTATCAGAAAATAA
- a CDS encoding LptF/LptG family permease has protein sequence MKKLDKLILRSFIGPFILTFAVVEFILLTQYMLKYLDELVGKDLGAEVFGELLFYFSLNMAPVAMPLAVLLSSLMTFGTLGEHHELTAIKTSGIALPRILRPVFFLVVGLSVGAFFFNNTIVPKANLKAYSLLWDIRQKKPTMNFKEGAFYNGLPGYSIKINKKLADGKSLQDVMIYDHSQGGSNTKVILADSGRMYTKYNDTYLILELFDGNMYVDQGNAGNIRNNNGDQFTRQKFDESKIVLSLASFNLDRTREELFSDNKMMKDISQLTQVTDSLRRYSNKEQKLYAPNVDPFYMYFKADTGQVKNGLRLTGKKVEKKLREPKADVITIAINKARNVKSFTASYLERINTTIRDANNYEIEIWRKYTQSAAILIMFLIGAPLGAIIKKGGLGVPVLISIIFFILMYVMAILGEKWAREGLVSVGAGMWGANLILLPIGLFFLYQARNDSSLLEIDFWRKLMTRLRRNKI, from the coding sequence ATGAAGAAATTAGATAAGCTTATATTAAGGTCGTTTATCGGCCCTTTCATACTTACGTTTGCGGTGGTAGAGTTTATTCTACTCACGCAATACATGCTCAAATACCTCGACGAGCTGGTGGGGAAAGACCTGGGCGCGGAGGTTTTCGGAGAACTGCTCTTCTACTTCAGCCTTAACATGGCGCCTGTGGCAATGCCGCTGGCGGTCCTGCTTTCGTCACTGATGACCTTTGGTACCCTGGGTGAACACCATGAACTGACAGCCATCAAAACCTCGGGCATTGCCTTGCCGCGCATCCTGCGCCCGGTTTTCTTTTTGGTTGTTGGTCTTTCTGTCGGTGCCTTTTTCTTCAACAACACCATTGTACCTAAAGCTAACCTGAAAGCCTACAGCCTCCTCTGGGATATCCGGCAGAAAAAGCCTACCATGAACTTTAAGGAAGGCGCCTTTTATAACGGACTTCCCGGCTATAGCATCAAGATCAATAAAAAGCTGGCCGATGGCAAATCGCTGCAGGATGTGATGATCTACGATCACTCGCAGGGAGGGTCCAACACCAAGGTCATACTGGCTGACTCAGGCCGCATGTATACCAAGTATAACGACACCTACTTGATCCTGGAGTTGTTTGATGGCAACATGTATGTGGACCAGGGCAACGCCGGCAATATCCGCAACAACAACGGCGATCAGTTCACGCGCCAGAAGTTTGATGAGAGCAAGATCGTGCTGAGCCTGGCCTCCTTTAACCTCGATCGCACCCGTGAAGAGTTGTTCTCGGACAACAAGATGATGAAGGATATCAGCCAACTCACCCAGGTAACCGATTCGTTGCGGCGCTACAGCAACAAAGAGCAAAAGCTGTATGCCCCTAACGTAGATCCTTTTTACATGTACTTCAAAGCCGACACCGGGCAGGTAAAGAATGGGCTGCGGCTGACGGGCAAGAAGGTGGAAAAAAAACTAAGAGAGCCGAAAGCTGATGTAATAACCATTGCCATTAACAAGGCCCGGAATGTAAAGAGCTTTACGGCCAGCTACCTGGAGCGCATCAATACCACCATACGCGATGCCAACAACTATGAGATCGAGATCTGGCGCAAGTATACTCAGTCGGCTGCCATTCTGATCATGTTCCTGATCGGTGCGCCGCTCGGTGCGATCATTAAAAAAGGCGGGCTTGGTGTGCCGGTGCTCATCTCCATCATCTTTTTTATTCTGATGTACGTTATGGCTATACTTGGAGAAAAGTGGGCGCGCGAAGGGTTAGTTTCGGTAGGAGCCGGTATGTGGGGCGCCAACCTCATCCTGCTGCCAATCGGGTTATTCTTCCTCTACCAGGCCCGCAATGACTCCAGTTTGCTGGAAATAGATTTCTGGCGAAAACTCATGACGCGCCTGCGCCGCAATAAGATTTAA
- the nhaA gene encoding Na+/H+ antiporter NhaA: MLSKLNVASFKNFLKSGSVGGFILISCVVISLILANSPLGPAFTQVLAHEIGYESDLLQLRYPVLLWINDGLMAVFFLLVGLEIKRELVEGELSSFKQAALPVFAAIGGIIVPAAIYALINKDTATASGWGIPMATDIAFAIAIISLLGNRVPLSLKVFLTALAIVDDLGAILIIALFYSTEMHLNYLLYAIGIFGLQLVFNRIGIKNIWFYLLPGVVMWYFIHHSGIHATIAGVLTALTLPTTPDETESPLEKLEHALTKPVNFLIMPIFALANTNIRFEAAMLDGLTSSLGLGIILGLLVGKPVGIFCFSWLSVKLGISSLPSDVTWLQVLGLGLVAGIGFTMSIFIALLSFNDPVFQTQAKFAILIASLIAATLGFLFLKKLSAINKQPEIKGTASKIVS; this comes from the coding sequence ATGCTGTCAAAATTAAATGTTGCTTCCTTTAAAAATTTTTTAAAATCGGGCTCTGTTGGCGGCTTTATCTTAATAAGCTGTGTTGTAATTTCTTTGATACTGGCAAATTCTCCTCTTGGGCCGGCTTTTACGCAGGTGCTTGCTCATGAAATAGGGTATGAATCCGATTTGCTGCAATTACGCTACCCTGTTCTGTTGTGGATCAATGACGGGCTGATGGCTGTGTTTTTTCTGTTAGTAGGCCTGGAAATTAAACGAGAGCTTGTAGAAGGGGAGTTGTCTTCTTTTAAACAGGCTGCTTTGCCTGTGTTTGCTGCTATCGGCGGAATCATTGTTCCCGCTGCTATTTATGCTCTCATTAATAAAGACACAGCTACAGCAAGCGGCTGGGGCATACCTATGGCTACCGATATAGCCTTTGCCATAGCCATTATTTCGCTTTTGGGCAATCGGGTGCCACTCTCGTTGAAAGTCTTTTTAACTGCCCTGGCTATCGTAGATGATCTGGGCGCTATTCTGATCATTGCGCTCTTTTATTCAACTGAAATGCACCTGAATTACCTATTGTATGCAATTGGTATATTTGGCCTGCAGCTTGTCTTTAATCGCATTGGCATTAAAAATATCTGGTTCTACCTGCTGCCTGGCGTGGTGATGTGGTACTTCATTCATCATTCAGGCATACATGCCACCATTGCGGGCGTGCTTACCGCTCTGACTTTACCTACCACCCCCGACGAAACAGAGTCTCCTCTCGAGAAATTAGAGCATGCATTAACCAAGCCCGTAAATTTTCTCATCATGCCCATTTTTGCACTCGCCAACACCAATATACGATTTGAGGCAGCCATGCTCGATGGTCTGACCAGCAGCTTAGGCCTGGGAATAATTTTAGGCTTGTTGGTGGGCAAACCGGTCGGCATTTTCTGCTTTTCCTGGCTTTCGGTCAAGCTCGGCATCAGCTCCCTTCCTTCAGACGTCACATGGTTGCAGGTACTGGGATTAGGGTTAGTGGCTGGTATAGGCTTTACGATGTCTATTTTTATTGCCTTGCTTTCTTTTAATGATCCTGTCTTTCAAACCCAAGCCAAATTTGCCATTCTGATTGCCTCCCTTATCGCCGCAACGTTAGGGTTTCTGTTCTTAAAAAAGCTAAGTGCTATAAACAAACAACCAGAGATAAAGGGAACTGCATCGAAAATTGTTAGCTAA
- a CDS encoding metal-dependent hydrolase family protein — protein sequence MARKLLFLLLLALLPFKGVLAQTNASPSYYLLKPDRVFDGEQLHEGWQVLVHGNRIEAVGPQVQAPAGATLIDLKGTTLLPGLIEGHSHLFLHPYNETSWNDQVLKESRAERTARATVHARNTLLAGFTTVRDLGTEGANYDDLGLKQAITKGVVPGPRMLVATKAIVATGSYGPKVLSADLEGPVLGAAEADGVDALIKEVRTQIGKGADIIKVYADYRWGANGEARPTFTEAELKTMVETANSSGRPVVAHASTAEGMRRAIMAGVATIEHGDAATPEIFRLMKKQGVAFCPTLAAGDAIAQYGGWQKGKQPEPDRLQEKRQSFAQALKAGVTICMGGDVGVYTHGDNAREMELMVDYGMKPLEVLHAATAVNAKVFGISDKVGSIKPGLLADLVAVSGNPATSIAQVRQVQLVMKDGIVYKQP from the coding sequence ATGGCACGAAAACTACTTTTTCTTTTGCTGCTGGCTCTGCTGCCTTTTAAAGGTGTGCTGGCGCAGACCAATGCCTCCCCATCTTATTATTTATTAAAACCCGACCGCGTGTTTGATGGCGAGCAACTGCACGAGGGCTGGCAGGTGCTGGTGCACGGAAACCGCATCGAAGCTGTTGGCCCCCAGGTGCAGGCGCCTGCCGGTGCAACGCTGATCGACCTGAAAGGCACAACCCTGCTGCCGGGCCTCATTGAAGGTCACAGCCATCTTTTTCTGCATCCTTACAACGAAACAAGTTGGAATGACCAGGTGCTGAAAGAATCCAGGGCGGAACGCACGGCCCGGGCTACCGTACATGCGCGCAACACGCTGCTGGCGGGCTTTACCACCGTGCGTGACCTGGGCACGGAAGGCGCTAACTATGATGATCTGGGTTTAAAACAAGCAATTACGAAAGGCGTGGTGCCGGGCCCCCGTATGCTGGTAGCTACCAAAGCCATCGTTGCGACGGGCAGCTACGGCCCGAAAGTGCTTAGTGCCGACCTGGAAGGCCCCGTACTGGGTGCTGCCGAGGCAGATGGCGTGGATGCGCTGATAAAAGAAGTGCGTACCCAGATCGGCAAGGGAGCAGACATTATCAAAGTATACGCCGATTACCGTTGGGGAGCTAACGGCGAGGCGCGGCCTACCTTTACCGAGGCGGAGCTTAAAACAATGGTTGAAACAGCAAATAGCAGCGGCCGGCCAGTAGTAGCGCATGCCTCTACGGCTGAGGGGATGCGGCGGGCAATCATGGCTGGTGTTGCCACCATTGAGCATGGTGATGCCGCAACGCCCGAGATCTTCCGGCTGATGAAGAAGCAGGGCGTGGCCTTCTGCCCCACCCTGGCAGCCGGAGATGCTATTGCGCAGTATGGCGGCTGGCAAAAAGGCAAGCAGCCAGAACCTGATCGCCTGCAGGAAAAACGGCAGAGCTTTGCCCAGGCCCTGAAAGCCGGCGTAACCATTTGTATGGGCGGCGATGTGGGCGTGTATACTCACGGAGATAATGCCCGCGAAATGGAGCTGATGGTAGATTATGGGATGAAACCCCTGGAAGTGCTGCATGCGGCAACAGCCGTAAACGCAAAGGTATTTGGGATCAGCGACAAAGTAGGCAGCATTAAACCTGGCCTGCTGGCCGACCTGGTGGCCGTAAGCGGCAACCCAGCCACTAGCATTGCGCAGGTGCGGCAGGTACAGCTGGTCATGAAAGACGGCATTGTATATAAGCAGCCTTAG
- a CDS encoding START-like domain-containing protein produces the protein MTKATRIKFVREYPINASAKLLYPYLSTASGLAQWFSDEVKIDHDKIFNFVWDGRNHYAEMTGLRTNRSVRFNFLSEDKKPLVDAPYIDFSIESSELTQEQFLKVVDYSNEDDMEELEELWDNLMQNLRETVGG, from the coding sequence ATGACGAAGGCTACCAGAATAAAGTTTGTGCGGGAGTATCCGATCAATGCATCCGCCAAGCTCCTTTACCCTTACCTGAGCACAGCGAGTGGCCTGGCGCAGTGGTTCAGCGATGAAGTAAAGATTGATCATGATAAAATTTTCAACTTTGTGTGGGACGGGCGCAATCACTACGCCGAGATGACGGGCTTGCGCACCAACCGCTCGGTACGCTTCAATTTTCTGAGTGAAGACAAAAAGCCGCTTGTCGATGCGCCATACATTGATTTCTCCATCGAATCGAGCGAGCTGACACAGGAACAGTTTCTTAAAGTAGTGGACTACTCAAACGAGGATGATATGGAAGAACTGGAAGAGTTATGGGATAATCTGATGCAAAACCTGCGCGAAACAGTAGGAGGGTAG
- the glgP gene encoding alpha-glucan family phosphorylase encodes MTQYDRWSHPHDIDERYSKRVAYFSMEFAIHQALKTYSGGLGFLAGSHMRSAFDLRQNMIGIGILWEYGYYDQERKEDQTMRVQFIQKLYTYLEDSGITVTVQVNNHPVLVKAMVLKPETFGTVPMYFLTTDVPGNDHLARTITHMLYDPEASTRIAQGIVLGIGGAKVVEALGGAEIYHMNEGHALPLTFHLYDKYRDLEEVRKHVVFTTHTPEKAGNEEHDIHFLDRMGFFNSVPLAEARNITGMHGQMFNHTLAALRLSKVANGVSQLHGEVAQQMWYENEGVCEIKAITNAQNVPFWMDATLKQALDDDDDAALVRQKAAMKQQLFEVVANQTGKLFQPDVLTIVWARRFAAYKRADLLLRDLERFYELIERAEQPVQVIWAGKPYPFDAGAVNTFDMLVKLSYGRKNFAVLTGYELELSRKLKQGADIWLNTPRRPREASGTSGMTASMNGAINFSVQDGWIPEYARHGENSFIIPVADTSLPVEMQDEADYTSMMQILESEIIPAYYLDREKWLKIMKQSMRDITPTFTAERMAREYYDIMYNY; translated from the coding sequence ATGACACAGTACGACAGGTGGTCACATCCCCACGACATTGATGAGCGGTACAGTAAACGCGTAGCATACTTCAGCATGGAGTTTGCCATTCACCAGGCTTTAAAAACGTATTCCGGGGGCCTTGGCTTCCTGGCCGGTTCCCATATGCGAAGCGCCTTTGACCTGCGCCAAAACATGATCGGCATCGGCATACTTTGGGAGTATGGTTACTATGACCAGGAGCGGAAAGAAGACCAAACCATGCGGGTGCAGTTCATCCAGAAACTTTATACGTACCTGGAAGACAGCGGCATTACGGTAACCGTGCAGGTAAATAACCACCCGGTGCTGGTAAAAGCGATGGTGCTGAAGCCTGAAACGTTTGGCACCGTGCCAATGTATTTCCTGACCACCGATGTGCCGGGTAATGATCACCTAGCCCGCACCATCACACACATGCTCTACGACCCGGAAGCCTCCACCCGTATCGCCCAGGGGATTGTGCTGGGGATAGGCGGCGCCAAAGTAGTAGAAGCTCTAGGCGGCGCCGAAATTTACCACATGAACGAGGGGCACGCGCTTCCGCTCACCTTTCATTTGTATGATAAATACCGTGACCTGGAAGAAGTGCGCAAGCATGTGGTCTTTACTACCCATACACCTGAGAAAGCAGGCAACGAGGAGCACGACATCCACTTTTTGGACCGTATGGGTTTCTTTAACAGTGTGCCCCTGGCCGAAGCCCGCAACATAACGGGTATGCACGGGCAGATGTTCAATCATACTTTGGCAGCGCTGCGCTTAAGTAAAGTAGCGAATGGCGTGTCGCAGTTACATGGCGAGGTGGCTCAGCAAATGTGGTATGAGAATGAGGGCGTGTGCGAGATCAAAGCCATCACGAATGCGCAGAATGTTCCTTTCTGGATGGATGCTACGCTGAAGCAGGCGCTCGACGACGATGATGACGCTGCGCTGGTGCGCCAAAAGGCAGCCATGAAACAGCAGTTGTTCGAAGTAGTAGCCAACCAGACCGGCAAGCTCTTCCAGCCTGATGTGCTCACCATTGTATGGGCGCGCCGCTTTGCCGCATATAAGCGGGCCGACCTGCTCCTGCGCGACCTGGAGCGCTTTTATGAACTCATTGAACGCGCCGAACAACCCGTACAGGTTATCTGGGCCGGCAAGCCATACCCGTTCGATGCAGGCGCCGTGAATACGTTTGACATGCTCGTAAAGCTATCGTACGGGCGTAAGAACTTTGCCGTGTTAACTGGGTATGAACTGGAACTCTCCCGCAAATTAAAGCAGGGAGCCGATATCTGGCTCAATACGCCCCGGCGCCCACGTGAGGCATCAGGTACCAGCGGTATGACGGCTTCCATGAACGGGGCTATTAACTTCTCGGTGCAGGATGGCTGGATACCCGAATATGCCCGCCATGGCGAGAACAGCTTTATCATTCCGGTGGCCGATACAAGCCTTCCGGTAGAAATGCAGGATGAGGCGGATTATACCAGTATGATGCAGATTCTCGAGTCTGAGATCATACCGGCTTATTACCTGGACAGGGAAAAATGGCTCAAGATCATGAAGCAAAGTATGCGCGATATCACTCCTACCTTTACGGCAGAGCGCATGGCCCGCGAATACTATGACATTATGTATAACTACTGA